The region GGGCGGCGAGCCGCGCGGCCCGCTGTGCGGGATGGGCATCTGCTGCGAGTGCCGGGTGACAATTGATGGACAGCCGCACCGCCTGAGCTGCCAGGTGGTGTGCGCCGAAGGGATGCAGGTGAGCACCGATGAAGCAGGAATCCTTTGATGTGCTGATCGTGGGCGCTGGCCCCGCCGGGGTGGCCGCCGCGCTGGCCGCCGCCCGCTCGGGGGCGCGGGTGGGCGTGGTGGATGCCAGCCCGACCCCCGGCGGCCAGATCTGGCGCGGTGGCGCGGCCCACAGCCACGACCCCCAGTCCCGCCGCTGGCTGCCCCGGCTGGATGCCGCCCCCGGCGTGCGCGTGCTCTGCCAGACCAAGGTGGTGGCCCCGCTCGACCCCTACGCGCTGCTGGCCGAGACCCCGGCGGGCGCGGTGGAGCTGCGCTACGCCGCCGCCGTGCTGGCCACCGGCGCGCGCGAGCGCTTCCTGCCCTTCCCCGGCTGGACGCTGCCGGGCGTGCTGGGCGCGGGCGGCCTGCAGGCCCTGGTGAAGGGCGGCCTTTCGGTGGCGGGCAAGCGCGTGGTGGTGGCGGGCAGCGGCCCGCTGCTGCTGGCCGTGGCCAGCTTCCTGCGCGAGCGCGGGGCGCAGGTGCCCGTGGTGGCCGAGCAGGCCCCGCTGCGCAAGCTGCTGCCTTTCGGCGCGCTGCTGGCCGGGCTGGCCCCCGCCAAGCTGGCCCAGGCCGCCGCCTACGCCCCGGCTGGCGCGGCCTTGCGCCCCGGCTGCTGGCCGCTGGCCGCCGCCGGCCAGGTCTGGGTCGAGCAGGTGACGCTGGCCCAGGGCGAGAAGACCTGGGATGTGCCCTGCGACTACCTGGCCTGCGGCTTCGGGCTGGTGCCCAACCTAGAGCTGGCCAGCGCGCTGGGCTGCGCGCTGGCGGATGGCGTGGCCCAGGTGGATGTGTGGCAGCGCACCAGCATCGCGCATATCTACGCGGCGGGCGAGATCACCGGCGTGGGTGGCGTCGACCAGGCCCTGGCCGAGGGCCAGATCGCGGGCTACGCCGCCACCGGCAACCGCGCCGCCGCCCAGGCCCACTTCGCCCAGCGCGCGCAGGCCCACCGCTTCCGCCAGGCCCTGGAGTTCACCTACGCCCTGCGCCCCGAGCTGGCCGCGCTGGCCCAGCCCGACACGGTGGTGTGCCGCTGCGAGGATGTGGCCTACCGCGATCTGGCCCGCCACACCAGCTGGCGCAGCGCCAAGCTGCACACCCGCTGCGGCATGGGGCCGTGCCAGGGCCGCGTGTGCGGCGCGGCCACCGGCTACCTGTTCGGCTGGGGGCAAGATTCGGTTCGCCCGCCGATCGCCACCGCCCAGGTGGCCACCTTCGCATCGCTTTCCACCCTCGAATCGCATACCCAGGAGCTACACCCATGACCATCAACTGGCACGGCGTTATCCCCGCCATCACCACCCCGTTCAACGCCGACCTCAGCATCGACCACGGCTTCTTCGCCGAGCACTGCCGCTGGCAGATCGACTCGGGCTGCGTGGGCCTGGTGCCGCTCGGATCGCTGGGCGAGGGTGCGACCCTCAGCTTCGACGAGAAGCTGGTGCTGCTGGCCACTGCCGCCAAGGCCGTGGGCGACCGCGCCCCGATCATCCCCGGCATCGCCGCGCTCTCCACCGCCGAGGCCGTGCGGCTGGCCCAGGCCGCCCAGGCCGCTGGCTGCGCGGGCCTGATGGTGCTGCCGCCCTACGTCTACGCCTCCGACTGGCGCGAGATGAAGGCCCACGTCGCCGCCGTCATCCGCGCCACCGAGCTGCCGGTGATGCTCTACAACAACCCGGTGGCCTACAAGACCGATTTTACCCCCGAGCAGATCGCCGAGCTGGCCGCCGAGCTGCCCAACATGGTTGCGGTGAAGGAGTCGAGCACCGATGTGCGCCGCGTGACCGCCATCCGCGCGCTGCTGGGCGACCGCCTGAACATTTTGGTGGGCGTGGATGACGCCATCGTCGAGGGCGTGCAGGCCGGAGCCATCGGCTGGATCGCCGGGCTGGTGAACGCCTTCCCGGTCGAGTCGGTGGCCGTGCACCGGCTGGCCATCCAGGCCAAGGCTGGCGGCGACCGCGCCCAGCTGGATGCGCTCTACCGCTGGTTCCTGCCTATGCTGCGCATGGACACCGTGCTCAAGTTCGTGCAGCTGATCAAGCTGGCCCAGGAGCTGGCGGGCGTGGGCAGCGCCCGCGTGCGCCCGCCCCGCCTAGAGGTGGTCGGGGCCGAGCTGGAGGAGGCCCGCGCTGTCATTCTGCACGCGCTGGAGACGCGGCCCGCGCTGTAGCCTGCGCTGTTGAAAACGAGCATTGCGATCAATGGCGCATAGGTGACATGATTGCAGCTCCACTCTACCCACCTGGCCCATAGAGAAACCAACATTATGGAGGCCCCACCAGTTGGCCCGACCTACGGGGAACCGTTTACCACCAAGACACCAAGGCACCAAGGGAACCGATTCACCACGAAGACGCGAAGGCGCGAAGGGCACAAGAAGCGTAAAAAAATGGCGCGAAGCCAGCCCTACCCACCTGGCCCATGCGGCGAAGGTGCAGCTCATGTGTTGATGGCCATATGTACGAACAGGAGCCGCCAGG is a window of Chloroflexia bacterium SDU3-3 DNA encoding:
- a CDS encoding (2Fe-2S)-binding protein, whose protein sequence is MPNVTVFVNGARIQMPTGSVVAAALAAARAPARISLGGEPRGPLCGMGICCECRVTIDGQPHRLSCQVVCAEGMQVSTDEAGIL
- a CDS encoding NAD(P)/FAD-dependent oxidoreductase — translated: MKQESFDVLIVGAGPAGVAAALAAARSGARVGVVDASPTPGGQIWRGGAAHSHDPQSRRWLPRLDAAPGVRVLCQTKVVAPLDPYALLAETPAGAVELRYAAAVLATGARERFLPFPGWTLPGVLGAGGLQALVKGGLSVAGKRVVVAGSGPLLLAVASFLRERGAQVPVVAEQAPLRKLLPFGALLAGLAPAKLAQAAAYAPAGAALRPGCWPLAAAGQVWVEQVTLAQGEKTWDVPCDYLACGFGLVPNLELASALGCALADGVAQVDVWQRTSIAHIYAAGEITGVGGVDQALAEGQIAGYAATGNRAAAQAHFAQRAQAHRFRQALEFTYALRPELAALAQPDTVVCRCEDVAYRDLARHTSWRSAKLHTRCGMGPCQGRVCGAATGYLFGWGQDSVRPPIATAQVATFASLSTLESHTQELHP
- a CDS encoding dihydrodipicolinate synthase family protein, producing MTINWHGVIPAITTPFNADLSIDHGFFAEHCRWQIDSGCVGLVPLGSLGEGATLSFDEKLVLLATAAKAVGDRAPIIPGIAALSTAEAVRLAQAAQAAGCAGLMVLPPYVYASDWREMKAHVAAVIRATELPVMLYNNPVAYKTDFTPEQIAELAAELPNMVAVKESSTDVRRVTAIRALLGDRLNILVGVDDAIVEGVQAGAIGWIAGLVNAFPVESVAVHRLAIQAKAGGDRAQLDALYRWFLPMLRMDTVLKFVQLIKLAQELAGVGSARVRPPRLEVVGAELEEARAVILHALETRPAL